Proteins co-encoded in one Papaver somniferum cultivar HN1 chromosome 5, ASM357369v1, whole genome shotgun sequence genomic window:
- the LOC113284240 gene encoding receptor-like protein 33 isoform X1, with amino-acid sequence MKSLQGACTVLLLFTLIFSNSFDSCAQGKCLNDQKALLLQLNQSLISVYRDPDHPFIFSSKRDSWRLNTDCCSWDGIGCDSAGRVISLDLGGEYLIGGLNSSSSLFSLQNLERLNLADNHFEVTSAPIPSGLDKLGNLTYLNMSGSGFIGQIPIGISRLTSLVILHLSSSYLFDDNDNPFPKLIIKDPDLETLTRNLTGLRQLLLDSVRISERGNKWCRSLSSSLPKLQVLSLEGCELSGPLDSSLLRLQSLRVLRLSDNHISSEIPDFLGDFPNLVTFVCESCELYGKFPERLLKVKTLRNLDLSLNGRLQGFLPAFPEDGRLQELVLAGTGFGGEIPTSIGNLRLLTRLDLDQCRFSGSIPHAISNLKQLQNLDLSLNNFTGLIPSISWLESLIHIDLSGNSLVGPIPWDWNRLLKLVYLDLDSNSLNESIPASLFTLPSLQNLNLAQNQFTGVVGEFSKGSFSQLEFLDLSENKLQGRVPVSIFEMPKLRKLLLSGNDFSDSISLDMIFHKFKNLSDLDLSGNRLSVNTTTPSADSALYPKLEYLGLSSCNLTQFPIFLKYQSQMQSLDLSNNHIHGKIPNWFGKIDNGSLRVLNLSYNFLEDPSRPLPVDSFKSMISTDFRSNRLQGKNLILPLSTNILDYSSNNLTAMIPNISSYLGETIYLSLSRNQITGEIPSSICHEATQLQVLDLSYNNLSGPIPPCLGSIEFLTVLDLRGNNFQGSVPDTFPQTCSMVALNLNGNKLEGQLPRSLTNCKMLKVLDLGNNQLAGTFPYWLKSMSQLRVLVLRSNKFHGAWGNQGANYNFSALQIIDVSSNNFSGALSKDLFSSLKTMMVKEDKEAQGNQENQNSDNDTSYYHQTVTVTSEGLNLELMKVETIFTCIDFSNNEFEGEIPESIADLTSLRILNFSGNALTGPIPSTFGNLTNMESLDLSRNKLTGEIPSQLAALSFLSFLNLSFNNLEGKIPSGNQIQTFGPSSFEGNDGLCGFPLPKICSSSIIESPQN; translated from the exons ATGAAGTCTCTCCAAGGGGCATGTACTGTTCTACTTCTTTTCACTTTGATTTTTTCCAATTCTTTCGACAGCTGTGCTCAAGGGAAATGCCTGAATGATCAGAAAGCTCTACTGCTCCAACTGAACCAGAGTCTTATTTCTGTTTACAGGGATCCGGATCATCCTTttatattttcatcaaagcgtGATTCTTGGCGTCTAAACACTGATTGTTGTTCTTGGGATGGTATTGGTTGTGATAGTGCTGGTCGTGTTATCAGTTTAGACCTTGGTGGTGAATATCTTATCGGTGGACTAAATTCTTCTAGCAGTCTGTTCAGTCTTCAGAACCTTGAGAGATTGAACTTGGCCGACAACCACTTCGAAGTTACTTCTGCACCAATTCCATCTGGGCTAGACAAACTTGGTAACTTGACTTACCTCAATATGTCAGGCTCAGGCTTCATCGGGCAAATTCCGATTGGCATATCACGGCTGACAAGTTTGGTAATTCTCCATCTCTCTTCTTCGTACTTATTTGATGATAATGATAACCCTTTCCCGAAGTTGATTATCAAGGATCCAGATCTGGAAACTCTTACTCGCAATTTAACAGGATTGAGACAACTCTTGTTAGATTCTGTAAGAATTTCCGAACGAGGAAACAAGTGGTGTCGCTCCCTATCCTCCTCGCTCCCTAAATTGCAAGTGCTGAGTTTGGAAGGCTGTGAACTTTCTGGGCCTCTCGATTCCTCTCTCTTACGACTACAATCACTCCGCGTGCTTCGACTCTCCGACAACCATATCTCATCTGAGATTCCGGATTTCCTTGGGGATTTTCCCAACTTAGTTACCTTTGTTTGCGAGTCCTGCGAGTTGTACGGAAAATTTCCTGAACGGCTTCTTAAGGTAAAAACACTTAGGAATCTCGACCTATCATTAAATGGGCGCCTTCAAGGTTTTTTGCCAGCTTTTCCTGAAGATGGGCGACTTCAGGAGTTGGTACTAGCAGGCACGGGTTTTGGAGGCGAAATACCGACTTCCATTGGTAATCTTAGACTATTAACCCGCTTAGACCTCGATCAGTGTCGATTTAGCGGATCCATTCCCCATGCAATTTCAAACCTTAAACAACTTCAAAATTTAGACTTATCGTTAAATAATTTCACGGGTTTAATCCCATCAATCAGTTGGCTCGAGAGTCTCATTCATATAGACCTATCCGGTAATAGTTTAGTAGGTCCAATTCCTTGGGATTGGAACAGGCTTCTGAAACTAGTTTATTTGGACTTGGATAGCAACTCACTAAACGAGTCAATACCAGCGTCTTTATTTACCCTACCTTCACTACAGAATTTGAACCTCGCCCAAAATCAATTCACAGGTGTTGTTGGAGAGTTTTCCAAGGGATCCTTTTCTCAATTGGAGTTTCTTGATTTGAGTGAGAATAAACTGCAAGGGCGTGTTCCAGTGTCAATTTTCGAAATGCCCAAGCTTCGAAAACTGCTGCTTTCTGGAAATGACTTCAGTGATTCCATAAGTTTAGATATGATTTTTCATAAATTCAAAAATCTTTCTGATCTCGACCTCTCAGGGAACAGATTGTCAGTCAATACAACTACACCTAGTGCTGATTCCGCTCTGTATCCCAAACTGGAATATTTGGGATTGAGTTCCTGCAACCTGACACAATTCCCTATCTTTTTAAAATACCAATCTCAGATGCAATCCTTAGACCTTTCGAACAATCATATCCATGGGAAAATACCCAATTGGTTTGGGAAGATCGACAATGGGAGTCTCCGTGTTTTAAATCTTTCTTACAACTTCTTGGAGGATCCTAGCCGACCCTTGCCTGTTGACAGTTTTAAATCGATGATCAGCACCGACTTTCGCTCCAACAGGCTTCAAGGGAAGAACCTAATCTTACCATTATCTACCAACATTTTGGATTACTCGTCAAACAACTTAACGGCCATGATACCAAATATTTCCTCTTACCTTGGAGAAACAATATACCTTTCTCTTTCTAGAAATCAAATTACTGGAGAAATCCCTTCCTCCATATGTCATGAAGCCACCCAACTACAAGTTCTTGATCTTTCATATAACAACTTGAGTGGACCAATACCCCCATGTCTAGGATCTATTGAATTCCTCACAGTTTTAGATTTAAGAGGAAACAACTTCCAAGGAAGTGTACCCGACACATTTCCACAAACATGTAGTATGGTGGCATTAAACCTCAATGGAAACAAATTAGAAGGCCAACTACCAAGATCTCTTACCAATTGTAAAATGCTAAAGGTTTTAGACCTCGGAAATAATCAACTGGCTGGTACTTTCCCATACTGGTTGAAGAGTATGTCACAGTTGCGTGTGCTGGTGTTGAGGTCCAACAAATTTCATGGTGCATGGGGAAATCAAGGAGCTAATTATAATTTTTCAGCTTTACAAATCATAGACGTCTCCTCTAATAACTTTTCAG GTGCTCTATCAAAAGACTTGTTTTCAAGTTTGAAGACTATGATGGtaaaagaagataaagaagcacaaGGGAACCAAGAGAATCaaaacagtgataacgacactagCTATTACCATCAGACAGTGACGGTTACAAGCGAAGGACTAAACCTGGAGCTCATGAAGGTCGAAACCATTTTCACATGCATTGACTTCTCAAATAATGAATTTGAAGGAGAGATACCAGAGAGCATTGCAGATCTTACGTCACTCCGCATTCTCAATTTCTCAGGTAATGCTCTCACAGGCCCGATTCCATCGACGTTCGGCAATCTTACAAATATGGAGTCGTTAGACCTTTCGCGGAACAAGCTGACAGGAGAAATTCCCTCCCAGTTAGCAGCTTTATCATTCCTTTCATTCTTGAACCTTTCCTTCAACAACCTAGAGGGAAAAATTCCATCGGGCAACCAGATACAAACTTTCGGACCAAGTTCTTTTGAAGGGAATGATGGATTATGTGGTTTTCCCCTGCCCAAAATCTGCAGCAGCAGTATCATAGAGTCGCCACAAAATTGA
- the LOC113284240 gene encoding receptor-like protein 6 isoform X2 yields the protein MKSLQGACTVLLLFTLIFSNSFDSCAQGKCLNDQKALLLQLNQSLISVYRDPDHPFIFSSKRDSWRLNTDCCSWDGIGCDSAGRVISLDLGGEYLIGGLNSSSSLFSLQNLERLNLADNHFEVTSAPIPSGLDKLGNLTYLNMSGSGFIGQIPIGISRLTSLVILHLSSSYLFDDNDNPFPKLIIKDPDLETLTRNLTGLRQLLLDSVRISERGNKWCRSLSSSLPKLQVLSLEGCELSGPLDSSLLRLQSLRVLRLSDNHISSEIPDFLGDFPNLVTFVCESCELYGKFPERLLKVKTLRNLDLSLNGRLQGFLPAFPEDGRLQELVLAGTGFGGEIPTSIGNLRLLTRLDLDQCRFSGSIPHAISNLKQLQNLDLSLNNFTGLIPSISWLESLIHIDLSGNSLVGPIPWDWNRLLKLVYLDLDSNSLNESIPASLFTLPSLQNLNLAQNQFTGVVGEFSKGSFSQLEFLDLSENKLQGRVPVSIFEMPKLRKLLLSGNDFSDSISLDMIFHKFKNLSDLDLSGNRLSVNTTTPSADSALYPKLEYLGLSSCNLTQFPIFLKYQSQMQSLDLSNNHIHGKIPNWFGKIDNGSLRVLNLSYNFLEDPSRPLPVDSFKSMISTDFRSNRLQGKNLILPLSTNILDYSSNNLTAMIPNISSYLGETIYLSLSRNQITGEIPSSICHEATQLQVLDLSYNNLSGPIPPCLGSIEFLTVLDLRGNNFQGSVPDTFPQTCSMVALNLNGNKLEGQLPRSLTNCKMLKVLDLGNNQLAGTFPYWLKSMSQLRVLVLRSNKFHGAWGNQGANYNFSALQIIDVSSNNFSGTLSKDWLLSLKAMMVKEKEAQRNHENQILEFNTGVGDVYYQQIVTVKQRTGPGAHKSRNHFHKHRLLKQ from the exons ATGAAGTCTCTCCAAGGGGCATGTACTGTTCTACTTCTTTTCACTTTGATTTTTTCCAATTCTTTCGACAGCTGTGCTCAAGGGAAATGCCTGAATGATCAGAAAGCTCTACTGCTCCAACTGAACCAGAGTCTTATTTCTGTTTACAGGGATCCGGATCATCCTTttatattttcatcaaagcgtGATTCTTGGCGTCTAAACACTGATTGTTGTTCTTGGGATGGTATTGGTTGTGATAGTGCTGGTCGTGTTATCAGTTTAGACCTTGGTGGTGAATATCTTATCGGTGGACTAAATTCTTCTAGCAGTCTGTTCAGTCTTCAGAACCTTGAGAGATTGAACTTGGCCGACAACCACTTCGAAGTTACTTCTGCACCAATTCCATCTGGGCTAGACAAACTTGGTAACTTGACTTACCTCAATATGTCAGGCTCAGGCTTCATCGGGCAAATTCCGATTGGCATATCACGGCTGACAAGTTTGGTAATTCTCCATCTCTCTTCTTCGTACTTATTTGATGATAATGATAACCCTTTCCCGAAGTTGATTATCAAGGATCCAGATCTGGAAACTCTTACTCGCAATTTAACAGGATTGAGACAACTCTTGTTAGATTCTGTAAGAATTTCCGAACGAGGAAACAAGTGGTGTCGCTCCCTATCCTCCTCGCTCCCTAAATTGCAAGTGCTGAGTTTGGAAGGCTGTGAACTTTCTGGGCCTCTCGATTCCTCTCTCTTACGACTACAATCACTCCGCGTGCTTCGACTCTCCGACAACCATATCTCATCTGAGATTCCGGATTTCCTTGGGGATTTTCCCAACTTAGTTACCTTTGTTTGCGAGTCCTGCGAGTTGTACGGAAAATTTCCTGAACGGCTTCTTAAGGTAAAAACACTTAGGAATCTCGACCTATCATTAAATGGGCGCCTTCAAGGTTTTTTGCCAGCTTTTCCTGAAGATGGGCGACTTCAGGAGTTGGTACTAGCAGGCACGGGTTTTGGAGGCGAAATACCGACTTCCATTGGTAATCTTAGACTATTAACCCGCTTAGACCTCGATCAGTGTCGATTTAGCGGATCCATTCCCCATGCAATTTCAAACCTTAAACAACTTCAAAATTTAGACTTATCGTTAAATAATTTCACGGGTTTAATCCCATCAATCAGTTGGCTCGAGAGTCTCATTCATATAGACCTATCCGGTAATAGTTTAGTAGGTCCAATTCCTTGGGATTGGAACAGGCTTCTGAAACTAGTTTATTTGGACTTGGATAGCAACTCACTAAACGAGTCAATACCAGCGTCTTTATTTACCCTACCTTCACTACAGAATTTGAACCTCGCCCAAAATCAATTCACAGGTGTTGTTGGAGAGTTTTCCAAGGGATCCTTTTCTCAATTGGAGTTTCTTGATTTGAGTGAGAATAAACTGCAAGGGCGTGTTCCAGTGTCAATTTTCGAAATGCCCAAGCTTCGAAAACTGCTGCTTTCTGGAAATGACTTCAGTGATTCCATAAGTTTAGATATGATTTTTCATAAATTCAAAAATCTTTCTGATCTCGACCTCTCAGGGAACAGATTGTCAGTCAATACAACTACACCTAGTGCTGATTCCGCTCTGTATCCCAAACTGGAATATTTGGGATTGAGTTCCTGCAACCTGACACAATTCCCTATCTTTTTAAAATACCAATCTCAGATGCAATCCTTAGACCTTTCGAACAATCATATCCATGGGAAAATACCCAATTGGTTTGGGAAGATCGACAATGGGAGTCTCCGTGTTTTAAATCTTTCTTACAACTTCTTGGAGGATCCTAGCCGACCCTTGCCTGTTGACAGTTTTAAATCGATGATCAGCACCGACTTTCGCTCCAACAGGCTTCAAGGGAAGAACCTAATCTTACCATTATCTACCAACATTTTGGATTACTCGTCAAACAACTTAACGGCCATGATACCAAATATTTCCTCTTACCTTGGAGAAACAATATACCTTTCTCTTTCTAGAAATCAAATTACTGGAGAAATCCCTTCCTCCATATGTCATGAAGCCACCCAACTACAAGTTCTTGATCTTTCATATAACAACTTGAGTGGACCAATACCCCCATGTCTAGGATCTATTGAATTCCTCACAGTTTTAGATTTAAGAGGAAACAACTTCCAAGGAAGTGTACCCGACACATTTCCACAAACATGTAGTATGGTGGCATTAAACCTCAATGGAAACAAATTAGAAGGCCAACTACCAAGATCTCTTACCAATTGTAAAATGCTAAAGGTTTTAGACCTCGGAAATAATCAACTGGCTGGTACTTTCCCATACTGGTTGAAGAGTATGTCACAGTTGCGTGTGCTGGTGTTGAGGTCCAACAAATTTCATGGTGCATGGGGAAATCAAGGAGCTAATTATAATTTTTCAGCTTTACAAATCATAGACGTCTCCTCTAATAACTTTTCAG GTACTCTATCAAAAGACTGGTTGTTAAGTTTGAAGGCCATGATggtaaaagaaaaagaagcaCAACGAAACCACGAGAATCAGATATTAGAATTCAACACCGGTGTCGGCGACGTATATTACCAACAGATTGTGACTGTCAAGCAAAGGACTGGACCTGGAGCTCATAAAAGTCGGAACCATTTTCACAAGCATCGACTTCTCAAACAATAA